In one window of Thermodesulforhabdaceae bacterium DNA:
- a CDS encoding DUF5818 domain-containing protein — MKKGLMVVLSVVMAVVVGLVFSVPAVQAAEEAKKEAAPAAEKKEAAPAPAAEKKEAAPAPAAEKKEAAPAPAAEKKEAAPAAEKKEAAPAEAKLASMKGKVEAGGEAILLKTEDGKEFKLEGEGLKDYVGKQVQVTGTLDEATKTLKVKEIKPAQ; from the coding sequence CTGTAGTGGTTGGCTTGGTGTTTAGCGTGCCGGCAGTTCAGGCGGCTGAGGAAGCCAAGAAGGAAGCTGCTCCTGCGGCTGAAAAGAAAGAAGCAGCCCCTGCACCAGCTGCCGAAAAGAAGGAAGCAGCTCCTGCACCAGCAGCTGAAAAGAAAGAAGCTGCTCCTGCCCCTGCGGCTGAAAAGAAGGAAGCCGCCCCAGCAGCTGAAAAGAAAGAGGCAGCTCCTGCTGAAGCTAAGCTTGCTTCAATGAAGGGTAAAGTAGAGGCAGGAGGAGAGGCTATTCTTCTTAAGACAGAAGATGGTAAGGAATTTAAGCTCGAAGGAGAAGGCCTGAAGGATTACGTCGGTAAGCAGGTTCAGGTAACTGGTACGCTTGATGAAGCTACCAAGACCTTGAAAGTAAAGGAAATTAAACCTGCTCAGTAA
- a CDS encoding methyl-accepting chemotaxis protein: MFRTRFSIVRYFKNLIVFLNMKKIMKKSIELVDLALLINKESEVLNDGTEELASEVSKVSIEMDLLSETVKKISYFAKENVERVGIVYENIDHTKKSLDNTEKSMLSVKEAVNELIAATNEISKAINIISSLTTTIKGIADKTKLLSLNATIEAARAGQHGACFAVVAQEIGALAQATMETTKDVNLKTKIIFDLIEKIKGSTLNINNHVQNTYKLVCLNKEKIKNVDKPIKELALSAESLNGISSDLENTVNTLDHTMATLSEFVNVTASSSSTLKEYAEILRSLSDEQILAVGKARIDIHDYAKELIERVSSSWELRSMHKATIENYLRRLIKQYDIFELLYVTDESGVQIIDNISREDFRAAYGSTGYGKDWSDRVWFRKAKDTLSTYVSDIYISAATNSYCFTVSCPILDDEGKMIGVLGADLELGRIINE, encoded by the coding sequence ATGTTTCGTACCAGGTTTAGTATAGTGAGATACTTTAAAAATCTTATTGTTTTTCTGAATATGAAAAAGATTATGAAAAAATCTATCGAGCTTGTTGATCTTGCTCTTTTAATCAACAAAGAATCGGAAGTGCTGAACGATGGCACTGAGGAACTTGCTAGTGAAGTAAGCAAAGTATCAATAGAAATGGATCTACTTAGTGAAACGGTAAAGAAAATATCATATTTTGCGAAAGAAAATGTGGAAAGAGTTGGAATCGTTTATGAGAATATCGATCACACGAAGAAAAGTCTTGATAATACAGAAAAAAGCATGCTTTCTGTTAAAGAAGCTGTGAATGAACTCATCGCAGCTACAAATGAAATTTCAAAAGCAATCAATATAATATCATCTCTTACAACAACTATAAAAGGAATTGCAGATAAGACAAAACTGTTATCCCTTAATGCAACAATTGAAGCTGCTCGGGCAGGACAGCACGGAGCATGTTTTGCTGTAGTAGCACAGGAAATAGGCGCGCTCGCTCAGGCAACAATGGAAACCACTAAAGATGTAAATTTAAAGACAAAGATAATTTTTGATCTAATTGAAAAAATAAAAGGTAGCACCCTGAATATAAATAATCATGTTCAAAACACTTATAAACTCGTATGTCTGAATAAAGAGAAGATAAAAAATGTTGACAAGCCGATCAAGGAACTTGCCCTTAGTGCAGAGAGTCTAAATGGAATATCTTCTGATCTTGAAAATACCGTCAATACCTTAGATCACACGATGGCCACGCTTTCTGAGTTTGTAAATGTAACAGCATCATCGTCTTCAACCTTGAAAGAATATGCTGAAATACTTCGTTCGCTATCAGATGAACAAATTTTAGCAGTAGGGAAGGCAAGAATTGATATTCATGATTACGCAAAAGAATTGATCGAAAGAGTTTCTTCTTCATGGGAACTAAGGTCGATGCACAAGGCTACAATAGAGAATTATCTGAGAAGACTGATAAAGCAGTATGATATATTTGAACTCTTATATGTAACCGATGAGAGTGGTGTTCAGATTATTGATAATATTAGCAGAGAAGATTTTAGAGCAGCTTACGGTTCTACAGGCTATGGCAAAGACTGGTCCGATAGAGTCTGGTTTAGAAAGGCAAAAGACACTCTCTCAACATATGTGTCTGATATTTATATATCAGCGGCAACAAATTCTTATTGTTTTACCGTTTCTTGTCCAATTCTTGATGATGAAGGAAAAATGATTGGTGTGCTCGGAGCTGATCTGGAACTGGGGAGAATCATAAATGAATAG